The genomic stretch AACAACATCACCTGTTGGCAAATTCTTGAAACTGTTATCTGTTAAACACATCCTACTACAACCTGTGGGTTTCCATCCTGCCCAGACTATGATCCCTTGGACCGAAGGATGAGAATACGCCTCTCTCATTATCTCTTCCAAGTATCTAGCCTGCCACCCAGAAGGGCCatcaaaataatataatttattgcatcaaagatgaagaaaaattatttaacaGGAGAGCTATCTTGTAGAAGGATCTAAAAATGATTTAAGGGGAATACTGCTGTATTAGCCATGGGAAACTCTTGAAGGTTCAGAGAGAATCCTAAAGCAGTCTAACAATATCTGGCAATACTTATAACTGAAATTATTTGAAGGACAAGGAAAAAGAATCCTATCAACTAGATTTGTACAGAATGGATTAAGCATTGTCTTACTGTGCGGCTTTAACTTGCTTTTGTTGCTATGTATAGGCAGCTATGGCATGTTGTGCATTAACCACCTTCATGTCAAGAGAATTCATCCTCATGTTTATGGTAGAGGATTGTCTTTAGTTGTCTCTTGAATACCTGTTGACCATGATATTGAATGCTGTCTCCCAATGTTCAGTAACATTGATTTACCACTTCTGTTTATCTCTCAGTCTGGTTGATATGTGCTGCTTTACTACAAAGACGTATTGGAGCATCTCTATTCTGTCTTCTAGAAAAGTGTTCAATGAAATTGGTCTTGTATTCTGAAACGGCCTTGGAATTTCACTATAGTCCACTAATTGGATCCTGGTTTCTTGCATGGATGAATGATGAATCCTAATTATCCATCCTTCACATAAATCTAATCAAAACCTTGAATAACACCTCCAGAATAATCTCATCTCAGCTATAAACCTCAAAGATTTCCAGCCTTAAAACTATATGGAAAAAAATGTCTCCAGAATTATGTTTTTGTGCATTAAGCCACCACTCTATTATTCATAATATTGCAAGGGGAAATCATCCTTTTATTTATATCTTCTGATGACATTTAACTTTTATGTTAACTTCTGATGGCATTTTACTTTTATGTTAACTTCTGATGACATCTTACTTTTATGTTAGAGGGCTTTGAATTTGACATCTTCTTGCAGCAATTCATTTCACTTTTGAGGAGAGATGGTTGGGGCTGGaattaaattttctctctctctctctctcttaatttttgtttttgggataGTTTTATATGCAATCCCTGAATGTCTGGGATTATTGAGATTTTATCTTGTGGCCCTGACTGTTTCAGGGACCACCATTTTGTAAGACAGCTCTTTTCTGCTAATGTTGATTGTGGTCTGCTACTGATTCCTTCCTTTGAGCTTATTTATCCGGGAACTTGATCCCTTTTCCTATTTTCGACGTGCTGTGGAAGGAAAAAAACCAAAGATTTTTAAACACCAATCGTAAGCTAGGTTTTGGCCGAACGGGCTTGAGGTATGAAAGATTTTTGAAGGAGCTTCCAGCCTGGAAATGAGGCATAGTTGGTGGAACTTTTTGGATTGATTTCATCATTTCAGATGTGTTTAAATGAGCTTGTATCTTATTTCTGTGTAACTACACTATATAGGTCTAAAGCTCCTTAATCTTTCAAATCTTGAAAAGAGCATTACCCAGTGCATGATGCTCCTGCCACTACGGGGTCTGGGGAAgttcataatgtacacagccttacacCCCTGCttcgtggagaggctgtttcctgtaATCTTGTACATCTTGAATGGAacgttattattttttttttttcctacagagaaattttatttgtggTTTTCCTGCATGATAGTATTAATTTATGCAGGTTGGTGGATTATATTTATCTATTTTCAGTATTTTGAGACATCTTAATCATTGTATATTACTAGGTTTctcaaataattaaataaaattggaTATGCTTATCTTGTGGGTTCTTAAGTTTTGGATTATTTCTAGTTTCCTAGAACCCATCAGGGAGAGGGTTGAGGTCGCTATATGCGTTTGTGAAGTAGAATCCATCAACTAGTTACCTGTGTATGTTTCTTGTAACAAGCCAGAGAGTTTTTAAGAGATAAGAGTTCTCCTCTactagggttttctttttctccaacTCTTATGATCTGTTGGTTGATACTTTGGAgtgtgttttcttcttccatttctacTGCAATTTCAGCATAACACAAACGTAGTCCAATTATTATCTATTCTTGagattgttttttttaatatgggCGTAAAGGTAAATCTGTCCTTATGGATATTAATATTATAGTACTTGTACCTGTAAGTCACTGATTATAAACAAAGAGGCTGTCATATTGACAGACTAAGCATTCCTCATAATCAATCAGGGTATCAGAGCAGTGAGATCATGGTATCAGACCATATCTGCCTGGGCCCAGTTACCAGATTATCCCATCTCCGGCATAAAATTATGCTTATTTGATTTTTGTTATGTAGTCTATTAGATTTTCAGAAAACAGCCAATATTGAAACTTTACTTAttcatcaaaggaaaagaaacctAATTTCAGGACCCTAGAATTGGAGTCTATTGGTGGCCACAGGCCCACAGCCTTGTTTTCAGATATCCAGCTAGCCTATTTCCTGCCATAGCTTTTCTATTATTTGGGTTGCACTACTATTTGTTTATCAATTTCAATGCATCAGTAACAAAGCTGAATTTTAGAATAATATATCTTAGAATGAGATAAAAGGAGCAGTGATTGTACCTGATTTGGGCCTCTGGTAACATCCAATTCTGTGAGCCAAATTGGTAATTGGGTAGCACCGAGAGTATCCAAACAAGCTCTCATATAAGGGATATCGGGTTCATCAAAATGGGATTCCAGTCCAATTGATGCCAACATTCCTTTGTTGGTAGCGAATGACCTGATCTCCCTAAGCTTTTGCAAGTACATAGCTGGGGTAGCATTTAAATCTTTTGCATTTTCCAATGTATTATACTCATTCATAAAAAGATCTGTCCTTGGATCTAGCTGCTGAACTTTGTAGAAGAAATATGCTGAGGCATATGGCCCAAGCTTATCTTCAAAGTAGGAAAAGTGCAGATTCTCATTCATGACATCCCATGCAATAAGTTGACCAGAGTATCTTGATACCACTGAATGCAATCTATTTAGTGCAGCAACTTTCAACTCTTCTGGAGGTAGGGATTTCAACCACTTTGGTTGGAACCTTGGGTCATCCCAGAAGATGTTATGACCTCTTATGGAGATCCTATGTTCCTTGAAAAAGGTTACCATGGCATCTGGGATTGAGTAGTTCTCTTTCCCACGGTTGATTTCAGTGCTGTACCACTTCATTTCATTGTCAAATGTAGTTGCAGTGAACCGGGAAGTAAACCAGTCTTGATAATCCTTGTTACTGAGGATGGCCTCAGAAGTGCCACATCCGAGTGGGAATTGAGGCCTTAAGCTCTCCATTGAGACTGTTGCACTATGGATCATCTTTCCTTCTTTGTCAGATACATGGAATCGCACCTTCCTCTTACGAATCTGTGTAGATTAGTCACTTCTGTGTTATAGTCAATCACttggaaatttctgtttttgataATGTAAATTCTAGGAGACCTTATACATTACCTTCTCAATGCTATCTGTTTGCTGCTTTTGCCATTGATCTTTGCTAAATGGTTGTAGAGAAACATTGTCTGCCCATATCTCAATGACTATATTTCTGCTCTATAAAAGTtgattgtggaaaatgttaAACGTAGATGTATGATCTATGAAACATATTAGATTATATGAAGCATGAAATAtccatgccttttattttcttccattaATCTAAAAGATAGGTGATGTAAGCTATCATTTATGAAATATTTGTTGGTCTGAGAAATCTGATTTCCATTTAAATATAGAGAGATTGCTGATTGCGGTGCCATCTCATATTCTAAAACTGAAAAGTTATACAAGATCAAAAGATTCTTAAGTACATCTGACCTCAAAGTAAAGCTCAGTTGGTCCAGAGAAATTTACAGACAGGCCTCCTTTGAGCATAGACCAGCAGCCATACTGGGCTACCACAGCCCCAACAACCATATTTTGATCTTGTGAAATTTTGAGTGCAGCTACCACCATTGTGTTACTACCTCCTTTAATTTGTACCCAAGCTgaaaatgccataagtctaatTGTTGAGATGTGAAAATGTGTATACTAAATCGTTGGGCAGACAAGTGCATGAGGAACACTAGAGGAAACTAATAACTAAATGCATCAACTGGAACAGGGATAAAGAAGATATTGAATCAACAATGATTGAATCAACTGGAACAGGGTCCATATTTCTACAAATgccatcttttcttttgttgtatATCTTACAAATGTGTTGATGTTTCAGAAATAAGTCTTCTGCCTTTCATCTTGGAGTAAGTTGCGAAAGTGTCTATTTATATTTCAGGTCAGTCGCTACTAATCTGGTTTGTATTCCGGTTTGAGTCCCTCTTGGCTGTGCTTCTCTGAGTTGATCTTGAATGGGTTGACAAATCTCGACTGCCATGATGGTTGGTTCTATTGGATTAATTTATAATAGCTTGTGACTTTTGGTGTCAACTCATAAGATGCATTGGCCATGAATATCAGTTAAGACTGAAGAATTACCTGAAAAAGTGTAGAAGATTCCTTCTTTCAAATATATCATTTGTGAGAAGCTGTCTTGTGGGTTAGTTCTATTGTATGCAACAATGAACTGGTTTCCTTGCGTAGATGTCCTCAACTCTATATTCCCATGTCCGAAAACAGTCCATCCTTGTAAGCCATCACTAAATTCAGGATTGAGAATCAAACCTCCCCCATACTGTGGTTTTTGGGCTTCACCCAAACACTGAAAACAAGAGACAATCAGTATAAAAGAATATACCAATTAAAGTTCTTATCCAATCCTTAATAGTTTAGAGTACATTTCCTGTCAGGTTTCCTTGCCTCAGTGTGTACTCATATCCTATTAAGTATTGTTTGTAATACATTTATTATCCAAGTTTGCTTGCCTAGATGGCTTCATTTAAGGACCTGATGAAACATTACTTTGCTATGTTGTGAAGCATACAAACTCAACAATCAAGGGTTACCCACAAAATGAAAAAACTAAAAACTCTCAACCACAAATCAAGGCCAGACATAAATTTCCACTGAGAAATCCCAGATTACTGAAACTACTCTATTTTTCTCTCAAAGCTCAAAGCATACTCTTTGAAATGTAAAATGATTTTCTTCAGATGAAAAATGCTGTCTTCTAGTGTGATGATGGTGTTTTCCATAGCTTACTATTAGAATATTTATTAGCTGGTGCTCATTACCTTACTTGATCCAGTAGATGATTCCAAGGCTGATGCATAATATTCCCATTTATTTTAACTGATTGTAGTAAATTATGAATTAAGTGGTTAATCTTTTTGAGAAAGCTATTTCCAGGTGCATCATGAAGTTCATCCACTTAGAAATCTGAATTGGATCGTATGATTAATGGAAAATGCTATTTCCAGGCAGAAACCACAGAATCGCATATTATACATAATTAACCATTCGTTGGATGTTTTGTGAGATTATTGTCTTTCATAATAATCAATCTCGTttattacattttatttttaatattgttTGATTTTATTGCATGTGTAGGCCTACataatatttgttttatttctctTATAAGAAAGGCTAAATCTCTTTTGTTCATGAGggaattctctctttctctgggGACAGCTGTTCTAAATATCGATATCAGTTTGGGTGTATTGCCGATTTGTATTGGACTTAGGTGATCCTcataccgatactgatacctgTGTGATATGGGAGCATTCGAACGTATCGGGTATGGAATTGAATGCAGGTGAACCTTGCAGAAGACccaagggagagggaggggcaggggcaggggagCTGGAGATGCACAAAGGGGAGGGTAAAGAAAAACattaaaaggggggggggggggggttggctTATCTCTTCTTGTTATGCCATATGTAATCTGATTGTATTGTATGAAGAAAAAAGTTTCCTGAAAGGCAACTTGAGCCCTGCGTCCAGACACATAGGGAGGTGAAATGACCAGCTtgcccctcatgaaaggtgaaTATCCCACCCCTGTTGATGTTTCTGCATGCATTCCCATTGGCCCCCGCTCTGTCATAGGGCCAAGCTGAGGATTTATAATACTTaataccatggttttaagtatcggtgcgtatcgtgtcgtatcggccgatacgtatccgtatcggtaggtatcggcacgatacataccgatacgatacatgaaaaattaaaaacccttatgtatcgatacgcaccgatacaccaccgatacgcaccgatacaccaccgatacgcaccgatactcaccgatatgtactgatacttaatgaaaaattcaaaattaaagtgaaatgtacatttaagtatgtatcgatacgtatcggtatgtatcggtatgtattggtgtgtatcggtatgtatcgaccgatacacacagatacgtaccgatacggtcataaaatggccaaaataggtaattttttagaaaaacacaattttctgaggtgtttttgttccaaaattgctgccaaccatttttctttctaactaaagtggaaataaaggttgggaacaaggattttacatttatgggacaattacaaaccttggattcttagtgcgatactctcaatttactgtttatgcataatacatgttatatataattttttttaactatttttttatgcaaaagtatataaaaaagtgtttcctatccatttatgtgcgtatctttagcgtatctccaatacgatacaataccctctgatacgtatcttaattttgaccgaccgatacgacgatcgataccgatactttaatccttgcttaaTACCATTACTCTCCCTATTACAAGTGCTgtggaagaaaattttgatattgaaaCAGTCTGTGTAACCAAATATatagacttgaaaaaaaaatattgatttatCTCTCAGATATAGAATAATCACTTACCAATATGCTGGCAGAGTAGTCATAGATTGAAGCATCAATTTCATTTCCTACGTCAACCAACAACAGGTCAGTTTCAGATCATTCGAAATGAAAGGTAATACCAAGCTTGCTCTAGAACTCCAAGCTGCCAAAGTTTCAGTTCTGATCCTATTCTGTTTTGAACCTTCTTCATATTTAAAATAGAAATGTCACAAGAGCTCAGACTGGGTTTCCAAAGATAGACAAACACCTTTAGAAGCAACTAATTTAGATTTGGATATGCAATCAAGAGTGATATAAGGATTGACTAATTGTCACTTAGACCTCGCtttgaatatttatattttggtttggatcagCTCTGATTCAGATCTGGACTTGGATGATCAGTCTTGAAATATTTACAGAAGAAAATCTAAAGGTATAGAATTAACCCTGGAATGAATATGGGATTTGATCCCAAGATCTCACCACAAGGATGTTAGTTGGTTTGGTCTTGATTTATTGGTTCAGTGGTTAATCGATTTCATtgatggtttggtttggttcgaatTTCTTGTGGTTTGTCGGTCTGACTCAACAGCCTACCAAgcccaaaccgaaccaaaccctATTATAATTTTGTAacaaatcaaaactaaaccaCCTACATATGGAACGGTTCGGTTGGTTCTGGATTTTATCAACTTCTAATTTCGATTTTCTATTCCGGttcaaaattgacacccttaactcAGTTCCATTATCATCCACCAGTGAGCATCCCACCTTAGTTAAATCTGTTTTATTTCACACATAAAAGCAGATGTGAGTTCAAACCTGCCCAAACAAGAGAGCAAAGCAGAAGAAGTATCTCAACCACCATAGAAGTCTTCATCTCTCAGCAAATGAATAGTGATCCTGTAATATTCCTTAAACCAATCTAGTGCTCCATAATGCTATAGTGCATGCAAAGTGgataagagaaagagataagaaAGAGTAAGagttcttccatggtttcaaaGATAATAACTGAAAGATAAAATGAAAGAACAAGTATGGTTAAGAACTGACCTGAACACAAGGCACAAGTTGAAGTATTAGTAGATAGCCATGAATAGGCTACAGTAAGTGTACTTGAGGAAGAAGGTTTGTATTTATAAGGATGATGATGAAGTATAAGTGCGGAGAGCATTTGGGAGAAGTGAAttagatggtgatgagaggctGTTCGTACTTTGCTTTGGCCTTTGGGTATCATCCGAACCATGCAAGAAGTGTTGCTGTAATATTAAATGAAGGACCGAGTTCCCTTAAGGCCACTGAATGGGAATCCATTCACCGAACAGGTCTTAGATGCATGCAAGTGGTATCTGGgggtattttgaaaatgttCTAAAATTTTTATAGGAATTTATGAACCTTAGAATGAAAAGGTGATCCTCACTACCGTGAAGAAAAACTTCGTCCATAATTAAAACATACAAAATCTCCCAGTGTAGCACAGTCAAGCTGTTACATGTCACTGTCGAATCTCCTAGTGGCGCAATGTCGAATCTCCTAGTGGCGCAATGTTATGACTTATAAGAAGTTATATATCACTGTCTTCTTTATCTCTACCAACATCGTTTGatcatcaagagagagagagagagagagtcccatTTAGGAGGTGTCAATTGCCTTTGTGATACTCCTCTCTTCACCTTTTGTCCTCTTCAAAACCTCCCACCACACACTTCTCCATGAAAAGAATGGGGCATGAAACCACCTTTTGATCTCATGATCAGATGATGAATACAACTTTCCTTTCCATTCTAAGGAGATCAACACAATGTCTCAcgtcttcttccttattttgatTATAGAGTTGGTATTATGTTATGGCTGTTTATTTAAAAGGtacaaaagaatgagaaaattgTGAGAATAAATCTCACATGCTATGAGTTGTGtcgataagaaaagaaaaaggaaggaaaatgatAGAATAAGTAATTTTTAGAGAGGTGAAAATTGGTAGGACAGAGCGATGAAATGGAGGTGTGATGGAAATTGGTAAGAAAGAGAGGTGTGGTGGGATTCTACAGgacaaagaggaaaagagaggaagataGAAATAGACGTAAATGATCAAGCTTTTTCATGTGCAGCGCCGAAGTTGGGTGGGAAAAAATTGTGTGCTACACCAATAGATAAGataaaatgcattaaaaaagGTTGTCTAGTAAGTTTCTCACCCACACAATGAGACATTCATATTTGTGGTAATTTGTGAGAAATTAGAACTACCTCACACAACCAATCAAACATTCATATTTGTGGtaatttgtgaaaaaaaaaagtataagttttccacccttttttatttttttccatttttctcaaTCAAACAAATAGGTCCGTGTAATTGTGTAAACAAATGATCCAAATTGTAAAGTACCGTATTGGTTCCACTATTTCATGTACAAAGGTTGTACTTCCTTGCTGGTTACTTTTTTCATAACAAAATGTAgtcttaaccaaaaaaaaaaaagcgctaAAAGATTGCTACAATGCTTGTTGGAAAAACAAAATTGCACACCCCCCTCTGTCCATGTGAGGGGTGTTATGTCCTAAATGTCCTCCAAATGAATataacccccatttgtatgctGCTGATGTTATCCACACAGATAATTCAGGTGTTTGGGAACTGGGGTTAAGAGAGGTCTAAATGAAGAAGTGGGTCTCCAATGTGGCCAGTCTAATGAAGAACAAACTAAGAGGTtgataatcaatttttttttagatgggtacactatagaagggggagggagaagatAACAGCCAGGAGGTGAAAACCGAGACCTCCTAATGAGTGTGGGCTTTGCATATCGCAACTTCACCAACCGTGCTAAACAGTTGTGGATTTTACAGAGTTACTTCAAAGCTTCTCCTAAAGTACTTTTAGAGAAACCAAGTTGTATCATTAAGATAAGCTCAAGGTCTATGGCAAGTAATGATCAGTGGATGGTTAGTATAGGTGGGAATACAGTGATGGCATCAATAGGGTAGGCATTATTTAGCCTTAGTTACatgtgattttattttacaattGTTGTTGTATTTTTATAGAAGGGAGAGGATATGAGAGGAGTGGTTGAGTCTTTGAGAGGGAACAAGATCTGTATTAAATCAGAAATCAGTCTGTTTAAGTGACTCATTTGCAATTGCAAATCGATGGGAAGATTGTACATCAAATCTGTTATTTG from Macadamia integrifolia cultivar HAES 741 chromosome 11, SCU_Mint_v3, whole genome shotgun sequence encodes the following:
- the LOC122093517 gene encoding endo-1,4-beta-xylanase 4-like; translation: MKTSMVVEILLLLCSLVWAGNEIDASIYDYSASILCLGEAQKPQYGGGLILNPEFSDGLQGWTVFGHGNIELRTSTQGNQFIVAYNRTNPQDSFSQMIYLKEGIFYTFSAWVQIKGGSNTMVVAALKISQDQNMVVGAVVAQYGCWSMLKGGLSVNFSGPTELYFESRNIVIEIWADNVSLQPFSKDQWQKQQTDSIEKIRKRKVRFHVSDKEGKMIHSATVSMESLRPQFPLGCGTSEAILSNKDYQDWFTSRFTATTFDNEMKWYSTEINRGKENYSIPDAMVTFFKEHRISIRGHNIFWDDPRFQPKWLKSLPPEELKVAALNRLHSVVSRYSGQLIAWDVMNENLHFSYFEDKLGPYASAYFFYKVQQLDPRTDLFMNEYNTLENAKDLNATPAMYLQKLREIRSFATNKGMLASIGLESHFDEPDIPYMRACLDTLGATQLPIWLTELDVTRGPNQARYLEEIMREAYSHPSVQGIIVWAGWKPTGCSRMCLTDNSFKNLPTGDVVDKLIQEWSTNVLQGTTDINGIYEHSVFLGEYLVTVTNAQNTTSLKQTLEVTREQSEALDVLIAI